From a region of the Marinifilum sp. JC120 genome:
- a CDS encoding alpha-ketoacid dehydrogenase subunit beta, whose amino-acid sequence MLYLESIRNGLQRAFADSHDVVLLGEDVSDPYGGAFKVTKGLSSAFPDRVFQTPISESAIVGLCTGLALRGKRPVGEIMFGDFLTLCSDQIINSATKFPLMYGDDITVPWVLRTPMAGIRGYGPTHSQSLEKFFFGVPGLNAIAPSRLHDPGEILYHAVLKDDLPTLFIEDKGDYPKALFDYKTGRLQKINADSDPLATCSVCNYEVKEHTADIQIVAYGGAASMAGDVLSALAEEEIYSLLHAVARVNDHEELTRLVSSLDTKIPLLIIEQGTGAFGWGAEIVALMMQGRDRVSCPLVRRLSAQSQVIPATPEHERKVVVTPEKIESTILEMII is encoded by the coding sequence ATGCTTTATCTTGAAAGTATACGTAACGGTTTGCAGCGTGCCTTCGCTGATAGTCATGATGTTGTGCTTTTGGGCGAAGACGTAAGTGATCCTTATGGTGGGGCATTTAAAGTAACAAAAGGACTGTCCTCCGCATTTCCGGACAGAGTTTTTCAAACCCCCATTTCTGAAAGTGCTATCGTCGGGCTTTGCACCGGACTGGCTTTGCGCGGAAAACGCCCTGTGGGCGAGATCATGTTTGGTGATTTTTTAACTCTTTGCTCGGATCAGATTATAAATAGCGCAACCAAGTTTCCGCTGATGTACGGTGATGATATTACCGTTCCATGGGTTTTGCGGACCCCGATGGCCGGTATTCGCGGTTACGGGCCTACTCATTCGCAAAGTCTGGAGAAGTTTTTCTTCGGGGTTCCCGGACTGAATGCCATAGCTCCTTCACGTCTGCATGATCCCGGTGAAATTTTGTATCATGCCGTATTGAAAGATGATTTGCCTACACTTTTCATTGAAGATAAAGGCGATTATCCGAAAGCATTATTTGATTATAAAACCGGTCGGCTACAAAAGATTAATGCGGATTCCGATCCCCTCGCGACTTGCAGTGTTTGTAATTACGAAGTGAAAGAGCATACTGCGGATATCCAGATAGTTGCTTATGGCGGAGCTGCCTCCATGGCGGGGGATGTACTTTCTGCGCTGGCTGAGGAAGAAATTTACAGTCTTCTTCATGCAGTAGCGCGGGTGAACGACCATGAAGAATTGACCCGGCTGGTGTCTTCTCTTGATACAAAGATTCCCCTGCTGATCATCGAGCAAGGGACAGGGGCTTTTGGCTGGGGGGCAGAGATAGTTGCTCTCATGATGCAAGGACGTGATAGAGTTTCCTGTCCTTTGGTGCGCAGACTGTCTGCCCAATCTCAAGTCATCCCGGCTACTCCTGAACATGAGCGCAAGGTGGTTGTTACACCGGAAAAGATAGAGAGCACAATTTTGGAGATGATCATATGA
- a CDS encoding thiamine pyrophosphate-dependent dehydrogenase E1 component subunit alpha, whose product MPMQDETNNYWDDRCDLLAGMIMVRSVEKHLLDMFSRGLLSGTVHTCIGQEACAIGVAAAIDPERDIIFSNHRGHGHYLGYCGDIDGLIAEVAGLPCGVCGGVGGSQHIRRNNFYTNGIQGAGVPIVAGMALAEKHKRSKAVSIVCLGDGTFGQGVVYEAMNIAALWQLPMIFMVENNGIAQTTPAGVQHAGDLAARAMPFGIPVTRIDGQDVDAVYEASRAIFSEVRELVGPQMLFFDTCRFGPHSKGDDTRTAGEIAQLRTRDPIFLKAERDGRTDKIEHMEEEWGRKLSKIEAMLFEKV is encoded by the coding sequence ATGCCAATGCAAGATGAAACTAATAATTATTGGGACGATCGTTGCGACCTGCTGGCAGGTATGATAATGGTGCGTTCGGTGGAAAAACATCTGCTGGATATGTTCTCCAGAGGTCTTCTTTCCGGAACCGTACATACCTGCATTGGCCAGGAGGCCTGCGCAATTGGGGTGGCTGCAGCCATTGATCCCGAACGTGATATTATTTTTTCCAACCATCGTGGTCATGGGCATTATTTAGGCTATTGCGGTGACATCGACGGGCTTATCGCGGAAGTCGCGGGATTGCCGTGCGGGGTTTGCGGCGGGGTTGGCGGCAGTCAGCATATTCGGCGCAACAACTTTTATACGAACGGAATTCAGGGCGCAGGAGTGCCTATTGTTGCCGGGATGGCTCTTGCAGAAAAGCATAAACGTTCCAAGGCGGTGTCCATCGTCTGTCTGGGGGACGGCACCTTCGGTCAGGGGGTGGTTTACGAGGCAATGAACATTGCGGCGCTCTGGCAACTGCCGATGATTTTTATGGTCGAGAATAATGGCATTGCCCAGACTACGCCTGCTGGTGTGCAGCATGCCGGTGATTTGGCTGCCCGTGCCATGCCTTTCGGCATTCCTGTTACCCGAATTGACGGGCAGGATGTTGATGCTGTCTATGAAGCATCTCGTGCCATCTTCAGCGAGGTAAGAGAGCTGGTTGGTCCGCAGATGCTGTTTTTTGATACCTGCCGTTTTGGTCCGCATTCCAAGGGTGACGATACTCGTACTGCAGGCGAGATTGCTCAATTGCGTACTCGTGATCCAATATTCCTGAAAGCTGAACGTGATGGTCGCACGGATAAAATAGAGCATATGGAAGAAGAGTGGGGTCGGAAATTGTCCAAAATTGAAGCAATGCTGTTTGAGAAGGTTTAG
- a CDS encoding radical SAM protein, producing MKVFFRSINSCAMRKTDVGKYKNALLETGHEIVGAPEESDVILVWTCAFRSDFRTHSVNVLNEYQEEFGKRVIACGCLPSIDVEAMREGFKGEYFEWINEAQAMKDLFGVDLDEAQRPLVEKALDVSIEEFKKDNPQIKTTHCDQFIKLFISEGCTFGCTYCAELLAFPKYRSFPLKKLIAKCKQAVEESNIYKVVLHGDLLGEYGKDIGSSFPELVNMLKNEIPSIELGIRNLHPVHFLEYLDSFVGWLKDGTIFLLETPIQSASDLVLKSMARNYTKADLVKLFDGIKEAGFSEVETHIIAGFPGETEEQFQETVDFICQYKPKYVLISGFMETAKIPASKFAGKVDEEVKRKRVLDAHRQISEKGIICNYDFCDFSQAAVLPRIELMVT from the coding sequence CGAAATTGTCGGCGCTCCTGAGGAAAGTGATGTTATTTTGGTCTGGACGTGCGCTTTTCGGTCTGACTTCAGGACTCACAGTGTTAATGTCTTGAACGAATATCAGGAAGAATTTGGGAAAAGGGTAATTGCTTGTGGCTGCCTGCCTTCAATTGATGTGGAGGCAATGAGAGAAGGCTTCAAGGGTGAGTATTTTGAATGGATTAATGAAGCTCAGGCAATGAAAGATTTGTTCGGCGTTGATCTGGATGAAGCCCAGCGCCCTTTGGTCGAAAAGGCCTTAGATGTTTCTATTGAGGAATTCAAAAAGGATAATCCTCAGATCAAAACAACCCATTGTGATCAATTCATAAAGCTCTTCATCTCTGAGGGGTGCACATTTGGTTGTACATATTGTGCCGAACTTTTGGCCTTTCCAAAATATCGCAGTTTTCCGCTCAAAAAGCTTATCGCCAAATGCAAGCAGGCTGTAGAAGAAAGCAATATATATAAAGTAGTACTTCATGGTGACCTTCTCGGGGAGTATGGTAAAGACATCGGTTCGAGCTTTCCTGAACTGGTGAACATGCTCAAAAATGAGATCCCTAGTATTGAGTTGGGAATCAGGAATCTTCATCCTGTCCATTTTCTCGAGTATCTGGATTCTTTTGTCGGCTGGTTGAAGGATGGGACTATATTCCTTCTGGAAACCCCAATTCAGTCCGCTTCAGATTTAGTTTTGAAAAGTATGGCCAGAAACTATACCAAGGCTGATCTGGTCAAACTTTTTGACGGTATTAAAGAGGCAGGTTTTTCCGAGGTAGAGACACATATCATCGCCGGATTTCCTGGTGAAACCGAAGAACAGTTTCAGGAAACTGTGGACTTCATCTGTCAGTATAAACCTAAATATGTACTTATTAGCGGGTTTATGGAGACAGCCAAAATTCCAGCTTCAAAATTTGCCGGAAAAGTAGATGAAGAAGTTAAGCGCAAAAGAGTCCTGGATGCTCACCGCCAGATAAGCGAGAAAGGGATCATCTGTAATTATGATTTCTGTGACTTTAGTCAGGCTGCTGTTCTTCCCCGTATTGAACTGATGGTTACTTAG